The following coding sequences lie in one Vibrio algicola genomic window:
- a CDS encoding fimbrial protein has protein sequence MKYKKSPQFFMVMGLLSVGMTSAYASSGVVNFTGSIVADSCTVNSGTTDVQVTLGNVSAGDLQSANDHSTHKNFSISLTECPANSNVAFRFDGEQDENNSNLLKITGGDTVATGVAIGLFNADGTALALGDDSTTFPIDGSGSGSANFQAAYISTGAGATAGEANGVANFTIIYD, from the coding sequence ATGAAATATAAAAAATCACCCCAATTTTTTATGGTTATGGGATTACTTTCAGTTGGTATGACATCGGCATACGCTTCTTCTGGAGTAGTAAATTTTACAGGTAGTATTGTTGCTGATTCATGTACAGTTAACTCTGGAACAACTGATGTACAAGTCACTCTTGGTAATGTCTCTGCTGGTGATTTGCAAAGTGCTAATGATCACTCTACACATAAGAATTTTTCTATTAGCCTGACGGAGTGTCCCGCAAATAGTAATGTTGCTTTCCGTTTTGATGGTGAACAAGATGAGAATAATTCTAACCTGTTAAAAATAACAGGTGGTGATACGGTAGCAACAGGGGTAGCCATCGGGTTATTTAATGCTGATGGGACTGCATTGGCATTAGGGGACGATAGCACTACATTTCCTATTGATGGTAGTGGTAGTGGTAGTGCAAACTTTCAAGCTGCATATATTAGTACAGGAGCGGGAGCAACCGCTGGTGAGGCAAATGGTGTAGCTAATTTCACCATTATTTATGATTAA
- a CDS encoding fimbrial biogenesis chaperone → MTMKRFILLLIMFINIQPSYAGIKLGGTRVIIPSSVNAAQMNIYNTSDYRPYLIQSWVEDKNNKKTQSFIITPPLFKLTGKKTNAIKIIARDKFPENKESLFWLNVKSIPSSKKGVNDLLLVINTKIKLIYRPTSLSMSIKDAVEHISITKKNNTLHINNQSPYYFSFYRINVGSYKLEKSTMIAPFDKKTIALPKGVSGEISWSYINDFGGVSIGKKVD, encoded by the coding sequence ATGACGATGAAAAGATTTATTTTATTATTGATAATGTTTATCAATATCCAACCAAGTTATGCAGGAATAAAGTTAGGAGGAACAAGAGTTATAATTCCTTCTAGTGTAAATGCCGCGCAAATGAATATATATAACACATCTGATTATCGTCCTTACCTTATACAGTCATGGGTTGAAGATAAGAACAACAAAAAAACACAGTCTTTTATCATTACACCTCCTCTTTTTAAGTTAACCGGAAAAAAAACTAATGCCATAAAAATTATAGCCAGAGATAAGTTTCCAGAAAACAAAGAATCTTTGTTCTGGCTAAATGTTAAGTCAATACCATCTTCTAAAAAAGGAGTTAATGATTTATTATTAGTTATTAATACGAAAATAAAATTAATATACAGACCGACTTCTCTTTCTATGAGCATCAAAGATGCAGTAGAACACATTTCAATTACAAAAAAAAATAATACACTACATATTAACAATCAATCTCCATATTATTTTTCTTTTTACCGTATTAATGTAGGTAGTTATAAATTAGAAAAGTCCACTATGATTGCTCCTTTTGATAAAAAAACAATAGCCCTTCCTAAGGGAGTATCAGGAGAAATCTCATGGTCTTATATTAATGATTTTGGGGGTGTTTCTATTGGTAAAAAAGTAGATTAA
- a CDS encoding fimbria/pilus outer membrane usher protein yields MNFNKVKFSLITFLFLTHIKTLYAEDYFYPGALDISNSVDTTFFVKNQYIPGFYDLNVYLNGKFQQKNKIKFIDKNGELKPEISKSYLLNQGVKENKKLSLISSDDVINDLNEYYKQASFSYDINKGRFDITIPQVNLNRRLDDKRDPKSWDNGINAFRLNYTLNGSHTFTHHDNSENYFLKLEPGINYAGWRLRSNFSYAEVDESVKKNIFGTHASHEIRKYHSQFSIGEVYTKDDLFENNALLGVQLFSDEEMKPDYLRQNTPLIQGVAYSNAVVIIKQNGNIIYQMNVPPGAFEINDLIVNNQAGNLEVTVKESSGKDHQFTVPFSSTVSMQHEGQWKFSLSAGKYQSQDNYHDEPVFFQGSFAYGLSRHLTLLAGTVYADKYNALASGVNVGLNNFGAFSLGVSRSSYDSENITHNKNINNLTGYSYKVGYQKTLYEFGTTFALGQYQYNGQDYYDFEESNRNDDYTSSGFNNKKKSRYELSLNQNLGGYGSINAAIYRQDYRDNSFKDINYNINYTVNVFGANISLNYNKTESQISSNAYNIGMNVQYRLGSNDNPIYTSYNINNDNEGNTSQEVTLSGSSDDNTLNYYVTNGYRNDFSHSYHRLGANYITEHGRYALNYSHEDSSDTIGYDMNGGIIINNNQVTFSQYLAETIGIVKLDNGHGTKIKNQTGVKVDNNGYAVISNIRPYNYMNIDIDTLTLPNNLEVMENRSRVMPTRGAIVQKKFDGNWGYKAIIHITYVNQKLPFGSVVRLVNTKRNRSQGIIDEFGDVYLTGLPKKGTLKVSWGGDRKDTCYVDFNIYNDDLNVLSENCHK; encoded by the coding sequence ATGAATTTTAATAAGGTAAAATTCAGTTTAATAACTTTTCTATTTCTAACTCATATAAAAACCTTGTATGCGGAGGATTATTTTTACCCTGGAGCATTAGACATTTCAAATTCAGTAGACACTACCTTTTTTGTCAAAAATCAATACATTCCAGGGTTTTACGATCTTAATGTGTATCTAAACGGAAAATTTCAACAAAAAAATAAAATAAAATTTATTGACAAAAATGGGGAGTTAAAACCGGAAATTTCAAAGTCATATCTATTAAATCAGGGTGTTAAGGAAAATAAAAAATTAAGCTTAATTTCAAGCGATGATGTTATTAACGACTTGAATGAATATTATAAACAAGCAAGCTTTTCATATGATATTAATAAAGGAAGGTTTGACATTACTATTCCACAGGTAAATTTAAACCGTCGACTAGATGATAAACGAGACCCTAAGTCTTGGGATAACGGTATCAATGCATTTCGATTAAATTATACACTTAATGGTAGTCACACTTTTACTCATCATGATAATTCTGAAAACTATTTTTTAAAGCTTGAACCCGGTATTAATTATGCTGGTTGGCGACTAAGGAGTAACTTTAGCTATGCAGAAGTTGATGAGTCAGTTAAAAAGAACATTTTCGGGACGCACGCAAGCCATGAAATAAGAAAATATCACTCACAATTTAGCATTGGAGAAGTGTACACTAAAGATGATTTGTTTGAAAATAATGCGCTTTTAGGTGTTCAATTGTTTTCTGATGAAGAAATGAAACCTGATTACCTAAGACAAAATACGCCATTAATTCAGGGAGTTGCCTACAGTAACGCTGTTGTTATTATTAAACAAAACGGTAATATTATTTATCAAATGAATGTTCCTCCTGGAGCATTTGAAATTAATGATTTAATTGTAAATAATCAAGCAGGGAATTTAGAAGTTACGGTAAAAGAGAGTTCAGGCAAAGATCATCAGTTTACTGTTCCTTTTAGTTCTACAGTATCAATGCAGCACGAAGGTCAGTGGAAATTTAGTTTATCAGCTGGTAAATACCAATCTCAAGATAATTATCATGATGAACCTGTTTTTTTTCAAGGTAGTTTTGCTTACGGTTTAAGTCGCCATCTAACCCTATTGGCAGGCACAGTTTATGCTGATAAGTACAACGCCTTAGCTTCGGGTGTGAACGTTGGGTTAAATAATTTTGGTGCTTTTTCTTTGGGCGTATCAAGGTCCTCTTATGATTCAGAAAATATCACACACAACAAGAATATTAATAACTTAACAGGTTACAGTTATAAAGTTGGTTACCAGAAAACATTATATGAATTTGGGACGACATTTGCTCTAGGACAGTATCAATATAATGGTCAAGATTATTATGATTTTGAAGAATCAAATCGTAATGATGATTATACTTCAAGTGGTTTTAATAATAAAAAAAAATCTCGTTATGAATTAAGCTTAAATCAAAACTTAGGTGGTTATGGTTCCATTAATGCAGCTATCTATAGGCAAGACTATCGAGATAACAGTTTCAAAGATATCAATTATAACATTAACTATACTGTTAATGTATTTGGTGCAAATATATCTTTAAATTATAATAAAACCGAATCTCAGATATCGAGTAATGCTTATAATATTGGTATGAACGTCCAATATCGCCTTGGTAGTAATGATAATCCTATATATACATCTTATAATATTAACAATGATAATGAAGGTAATACATCACAAGAAGTGACGCTAAGTGGTTCATCTGATGATAATACTCTTAATTATTATGTTACAAATGGCTATCGTAATGATTTTTCTCATTCTTATCATAGATTGGGTGCTAATTATATAACAGAACATGGTCGTTATGCATTGAATTATTCGCATGAAGATTCATCAGATACGATAGGCTATGATATGAATGGAGGTATCATTATTAATAATAATCAAGTGACTTTTAGTCAATATCTTGCCGAAACCATTGGTATTGTTAAATTAGATAATGGTCATGGTACTAAGATCAAAAACCAAACAGGTGTCAAAGTTGATAATAATGGCTATGCTGTGATCAGTAATATTAGGCCTTATAATTATATGAATATAGATATTGATACTTTAACCTTACCCAATAATCTTGAAGTTATGGAAAATCGTTCTCGTGTTATGCCAACACGTGGCGCCATTGTTCAAAAGAAATTTGATGGTAATTGGGGCTATAAAGCGATTATTCATATTACTTATGTCAATCAAAAACTGCCTTTCGGTAGTGTTGTTAGGTTGGTGAATACTAAAAGAAACCGATCTCAAGGGATTATAGATGAATTTGGTGATGTATATTTAACAGGATTACCCAAAAAAGGCACCTTAAAAGTAAGTTGGGGAGGGGATAGAAAAGACACTTGCTATGTCGATTTTAATATCTATAACGATGACCTTAATGTTTTATCTGAAAATTGCCATAAGTAG